A region of the Phoenix dactylifera cultivar Barhee BC4 chromosome 10, palm_55x_up_171113_PBpolish2nd_filt_p, whole genome shotgun sequence genome:
GATTCCTTCATCTTGATGTGAAGTTTCCACaggtttttctaaaatttttgtatGTGAAATTTGTCATCAGGATTTTCTTTGACTACTTCTGAAAGGTTGACTCTGGCAGAAGTCTATGGCTTCTCGAACTCCTCTTGTTGTTCAGAATGAGAATGTACGCAATTATAGAGGTATATATAGCTTCTGATGTTTGCAAAACTGGATTTTTACTGCACATGTTCATGTAGAGTTTTATTTGGAAGACCACAATGAATTTAAAAATGTTTGTTGTGCTCCCAGGAAAAGGTGTCGATGGGGTGAAAGCTGATCTTTCAAAACCTGCAAAAACTGGCCGTCAAGTCAGAAAAGCTTTGACGGATCTTTCAAACACTGGCACACCTCTGGTTGCTGGTGTATCAAAGACCTCTGCTTTGAAAGAGAAGTCTGGAATACGTGGCCGTCAGACCACCCTGAATGCCCCAAAGAGTACTATTTTCACTGATGAGGAGATAAAGATTTGCAACGAATGGGCCAGGGAGGGAATTGAGCATGCTCATTTCACAGGAAATGACTTACAGAAGCTCCAGAGTGATATGGAGGAAGAACGTAAGATCCATACCATGTcctagtttttcttttctttttttcccctggTATGTTTGTTGAGATTTCTTTCTATTTCTCACAGTTTCTGGCTTATTGTATTACTGGTTCATCCACTTATTAAAGTGatgtttttactttttattAATTTAGGCATAAAAAAGAAAGTTGAGAAGGTACTGTCTGGATTGCACGAGTGGTCAAATGTTGCCTACGATTTTGGGTTGCCAGTGAAGGTATGTGGTTTGATTGGTAATCTTGTGTTCTTAAATATCATATAATCCTATGGTAGTAGTAATTTATAAGAAGTGCTGTGACAATTTATATGTAACAGTTAGAACGCAGCCACAAGACACTATAGCAATAATGCTTTCTTATAATAACATACTTTATGAACATCACttgatttttatgaaaaaaacaaTTGATTTTGGGTTTACCCTTTTTTTAAACACAGAATATTGTGTGCAAGCTAATTGAGTATGTTTTGTTCATTATGTCTCTCTCTTAGGGAAAAAATCTAACGATGTCATCCTCACCATAAAACCTCCTATGAACACTACTAAACTTACTAATCTTTCATTACACTCAAAGGGATTTTGGACTGTCAACTTAATAGTTGTAGCAGGAGGCACTCTTTGGctcattttctttcctttttcttttctttcttgtttctttcttttcttttctttctttgtgcaTGCATGAAGATGGCGGGTGTGATTATTTTATCAACTATCTGGCATTTGTCTGAAAGAAAATGACACAGAGGACATAATTTTGCTCATTCTAAAATGCAACAGACTATAAGTGAGATtttagcttcctgaattgcttcGTATGATTCTCAGACCCAAATAGAGTAGGATATGGTTCTTCTCCCTTTCTTATAGTTTCTTAACTATAGGGTTTATTATCTGACAATAACATATCCTGCAAGTCTGATCCATATACTTTAGGATAGGCTTTTCTGCATCCTTCTTTACCACAAAATATGTAGCAAGGCTTTTCTGAAATATGAACTTTGTCTTTAAACAACCAGGTTCCACTAATGCAAGTTAATTAGAATATTTTGTTTAAGAACACCTGTGAACTCATTATGTACAAATATAGAATTGCTGATATATatcatcacaaaatcaaatACTAGAATTTGGCATTTCAATGTTTTTCCTTCATTACCTTGCATTGTCTCCCATTTTAATCAGTATACAGGTGCGCATGTTAAGAAAGAAAGACATAATTTGGAATTTCTTTAGGTTGCATTTCAATTTCAAATTTAGGTCGGTTTAGGAAATGGATAGAGCACTTGTAGCTGATCTTAGACTTTGTTACTGTAgtcatagaaaagaaaattaaactatgtATATGGTCTATTCTACTAGGGATTATGTTGTGGAGTTAACGCTTTTAGAGCTGATGAATTATGAGTTGTATTTGTTATATTCTTTATCCATGTGCGTGCAACATTGAAAACAGTGTTGTGGTGCTTGTGCCCCCCTTCCATTGGAGGAGACAGTTTGCTTCTTGGGATGTGCATCCCCAAGCATTTGAGTCGTTTTTATGAAATGATTAGTGGCACTTCTactatttttctcaaaaagaagACAAGAATCTTAACCATGTTTGCATCGGCTATGGCCCCATGAAAGATTTCATGCAACACTTCAATTTTCATTTGACAAGATAGTTTGCAAGCTTCCATCACTTGTGTGCGTTGCAACACTTCCATCTTATATGAACTTCTAAATCTGAGTCTTGCAAATCATTACTTGTTAAAATTTTCACCATGTATTTCTTGCAACCTTTTCTTTTAGTTATTATtacaaaatttgtcaaaatcattGTTCATCCCAAATGAAACAAGTTTTATTATCATTTATTGATTACCATTAGAAGGGCTTTTACATTGTTAGACAATTTTTATACTATCAGGGATGGTATAATAGATTATTAAGTATTGGGATCACCGTCCGCATAATCAGTACCAAGACCCATACCAGTCAGTGGATGGGTCAGTACAGTACGAAACCGGTACCGTACCAACACATGATATGCTTGGGTGTGCTGGTCCCATATTGGCatgactattttttttttttagtttttcaagttgatttaaatggtaatcaatctttttgaatattttcaatgattttaagtctaatttgatatttttttcataattttattgatattttattatattttttattatatttttataatctcggtttaacctaaatgattcatcttattattttaagatatcacaaaatataaaatgattaatGAGATGCTACATACTACAAaaagcaacatgaaatatcctcaaatcaagtagtgaggtaaaaaatataaaataatataatcaattacattttttttaaaagtaaaatcttgttgaGTAGTATTGCCTTATGTAGACATCCAAATTGTTAGCATAATCAGAATGTACATCAGCCCACCTTCCTAACCAGGCGGCGTTGTAGTCTTGTTTGTTCAAATCATAAGAAACGCGCTCTAGGTTTTAAGTATTCTCGGATTTCTTACTAAAGCTCTGGCTCTAAGAGGTGTCCTCTGGATGATAAATTGACTGATAAAATGGCCGTGAAAGGGCCTATTCGAATAAGTATcatatttctagcctgtgacggggcaaataGTAGTTTCACGTTTcgagcctgtgatggggcaaactATAGTTTCACATTTCTAGCCGTGACGGGGCATACAATGGTTTCACATTTTTAGCCTATGATGAGGCAAACAGTAGTTTCATATTTCTATTATGTGACGGAAAAAATAGTAGAATCACATTTCCAATTTGTGACTGGGCAACCAATGACAATGAGACGAGCTCAAAGTCCTTGTACATTTAATCAAGTTCACATCCACACActtcaatttctttttattttcagcTTTAGACTAACCACAGTCACGTTTTtcgcctgtgatggggcaatcaatataacatggttagtcaagCATCAGACCCATTAACCCGATTTTGCAAGTGTAAGTTATGCTAATATATGCATCCATCATACTATTAATTATAAGCAGACATGatcaaaatatgatttaataccgaaaccatcataaaactattcttgcttCTTACTTATCCGATCATTAGAatatcatacatatatatgtacaaaaTATCTATATCATGCAAATCAGTGTACAAGAATTCTAATATATGCATCCATCATACTATCAATTATAAGCAGACATGATCAAAATACGATTTAATACCAAAACCatcataaaactattcttgcttTTTACTTATCCGATCATTagaatatcatatatatatgtacaaaatatttatatcatgcaagtcggtgtacaaggattcttacctcATTGTCGACAACTCAGATAGACTAATCACCTGCCCAAACCGCGATCTACGAACCGAGGTGCGTAGAACTCTACTCAACGTCCTCTTATCTAAAAGATTGCTCTCCTACggaaccaagtcaacatcaaaaATTGCCCGAGGTATCCGACAACCTAGAACCCTCTACTGTCCACTAAAGGGGTCCACCAACATTGCAACCCAGGACTATCCAACAACCCTCTCAACCAAAGATTCCCCCAGATCAAGCTAGAGAGGGAAAGTACCAACAAGAAGAGAGTATAAGATCTCGTTGGGCTTCTTCCTGCCTGGATGAATGTAGCCCCATGCAAAACCAGAGCTAATGTGAAAATAGACTCATATAGGAAGATATACAAGGCCAACTACATAATGACGCCCAATTGTTTGAATCAATCATGTACAGTGTAACTCATTCTATCTAATCAAGAAATATATgtccaattaagataatagaTCAGGGGTTATCAATTATGGATCCAATAGTAGTTGACAACAGTCGGGTGCAGGATAGACCGGGTCGACTAGGTAGTAGTGTCCGACGATCCAAGTCGGTCCGCTCTGACTAGTCCAACCAGTCAAATCATGAAACAAGAATCTGACTTATGGTATAGATAACACAATAGAGATTCATAATGATAGAATCCATTGGTACTCGGCGATGGTCGGTGTAAGGCCAGCGTGACGGGTGGTTGCAGCGACACTAGACCAGGACCGTCTATTAGATCAACTAGATAGTAACATTCGGGTGCTCGGATTGATCGATTTAGTTAGTCTAATAAGTCATCTCAAGAGAGTTAGGCTATAGTATAAATAGTTCAATAAAAATTGATGATAATGAAATTCAAACGTGCTTAATAAGTGCCGTGGTGAGGGGCTGGCATGCTGCCCAACGACTATAGACTGGGGCCCTCCTCTAGAGCCAACCAAAAGTCACTGGGAGATGCCCTTACCAGGTCTGAGAATCCTAGAGAGAGACAATCTAGGTggagaaaaataagagagagaaaaccaaaagagaggaaagagaaagggagagaggagagataaagagagagagctctctctttttttccaaaataggggagagtttgtctctcccttttctcttcTCGAATCAGGGGTGGTGCGGCCAAGGGTGGTCGAGCTTCGGCGACGGCGGTTTTCAGCCGCGGCAGAAGTTACGACCTTATGTCTAGAAGAGGTAAGTTAACTTAAATAACATGTATAAGTTAAGCCAAGGGTGGTCGAGCTCCGGCGACGGCGGTCTTCAGCCGTGACAGAAGTTGCGACCCTATGTCTAGAAGAGATAAGTTAACTTAAATAACTTGTGTAGGTTAACTGGTGTATTCATTATTAACATACTACAACACTGTTCTTTTTTacaaaccaaaatatttagagaggACACCGACAGCTTTGGAGTATCCGCAGCTATCGTAAGTAAGAAAAGTATGAATCCAAGTATATTACACATCAGGAGAACATTTATCTGATGTtagatggttactaatatgatacttttatatataatttttttaatatttttacagtTGAATGGTAGATTCATTTTAGTTTGTCCGTGAAAAATTTTAAGCGGCTAGCTATCTGGATCCTCCTTCGGACGGTCTCCTTGAGTGGCTTGAGTGCAATTAGTCCACCTTCAGTCTCATTCACAGCAAGCAGAGGAACCGTTTGACACAGAAGCACCTCAATAATCTTGCATATATATTCATTACAATTTGAGGTTGAGACTGAAGTACATTTAGAAGAAAGTGGACCTAAAGTACACATATCCGATCCATAGTGGTTTCATTGATGATGAGAATGATCCTATGATCAGATGGCTTGTGGGCCAGCAGCAGAAGCCGGAGCTTGATGAGCGAGGATCGCCTCCATGACCGGTTAGTTTCGTAGCCAACGAGGCTAGGGTCGATGCAAGGCAACGGAAAGAGAGCAATATTTCATGCATCCTTCCAACTGATCAGCCACAACCACAGGAGAGCCGATCACCATATGACTCCTTATTCGAGATATTCTCTCAAAGATATGATCGAGAGATGCTTAGACGAGGCCACTGTGCTACCCGATCGACTCGGTCAGGAGGCGACATACATCTCCCAACATAGCCAAGCAAAGAGGAGCATGAAGGATAAGCAGATAGAGAGTGGCACAAATGGTAAGCAGACAACAAGTGGCACGAAGGATAAGAAAACAGCTGCCTAGGCgcacaccaaaaaagaaaaacaaaaagcatCTGCAGCCCTAATGAAGAGCATGGAAGAGAAGCTAGTTCGTTCAAATTCAGAGATCAGGAGCAACAGTTCTAGTGGTCATGGATTTGCTAGCCAAAAAGAGAGTGGAGGACATGAGACTACTATTTATGAGACAGTCGCAGGGTAGTTTTTGATTTACCAGTGAGTCCTAGTTTATGCTTGCTACACAACATAGGGACCATGATGCACAATCTGGTAGAGCCTGCGAGGATCCGATTACATATAGAAGACGGGCTCTTTGAGGTCATTCAGGAGGATACGATGCAACTGCAGATGATTTCGCACGTGGAGTAGCATCTAGATATATGAAGTTCTAAGTCGTATACTGGATCTTATTATCCGCAGCCACATGCAGCTTATAACCCATATAGATACAGACATGGATATGGAGCGTCTGAGGCTCTTTTGGTGGCTACTATCCTGCGCAGCTCGGAGCATCTTATGGGTCAGATTTTGCTGCCGGCTTATTCGGATGGCCCCCTTCACAGCTATTTTATTAGCCAATTTATTAGCCAAAGAACACTTCTTAGAGCCAGAGCTTCAGAAAAAAatccgagagtgcttataacTCGGAGCATGTTCTTTATGGGATGAACATATAAGACTACAAcgccgcttggttagaggggTGGGTTGATATGCCTCCTGACTATGCtaatgatccggatatctacgagagacATCATCATTTGACGAGATTTTAGATATTggtatgtatgttgtactttaattatatataattgattgtattattttatattttttacgtcactacttgatttgagaatatttcatgttgcttcttgTAGCTTGTAGCAACTCAttaatcattttatgttttgtatcattttaaaataataagatgcaTTATTTAGGTTAAACTTGGatcataaaaatatcaaaaaatatcaaattagacttaaaatcattgaaaaagtttAATAAGATTGATTACCAATCAAATCAACttgaaaaactttaagaaaaatgGGTGTGCCGGTATGGACCGGCATGCCCAAGCGTACCGTGTTCCATACTGACCCATCGCTGTGTATAAAGCGAACTCTAGGGGCAGCAACTTCACCCCAGTTCCACACCATCTCTGTGTTATTTACTATACTGCCTGCACTCTCTCATCATGATGGCTTTAGAGCCAGCATCCTTTCCATTGAGAAACACTTTCCCACTCTATCAGATGCTGAGCACATGCAAGTAACTAATTTATGTAATTGTCTGAATATTTTCGTTTATATTTTTTCGGGATCTAGTAGTGTATTTTTAAAGAGTTGCTAGAGCTTaaacttttttttgtttctgacTCAGGAAGTCAAGGATACTGAATATATAGCGAAGATACAGTTGGAGCCGGAGTTGCCTCCTCTCATTAAAAAGTCATCTTcaggtctctctctctgtctttgtgtgcatctctctctctctatatatatgtatgtgtgtgtatgtatatgtatgtatgtatgtatagggTTCAagttacaattttttttaatagaatgATGGTAGTCCCACATTGATGGCCTGAGCCTTTAGATGTGATGTCTTTAAAGTGCTTACATACCGAAAATCATGTCGTTTGAGACCCTAGCCTATGCATCAAATGGTCAAAGTTTGGACAGTTTCAATAACATAAAACATATAGTTTAGAGGTAGACCACATTCAATGGTTTGGAGCATCGATATGGGACTCCCATCATCCAATTCAAAAAATAGGTGTGATTCTATAAAAGTTTTACACCAGGTATCACTTGATCTTGACTGTAGTTTCTGATACAACATATGCTCATGCGATACCCACTTTGCTGTCTTGTAAAAGtgagtattatttttttcctaATATGTGCTATTATTTTGCTTTCAGTTAAGAAAGACATTGTTGATCTTCCTTTTGATCTGGAGCTTGATCATCTTCCAATTGTTGACCATGAAATTGAGTTCAAGTTGAAAGATGAGCCGTCGCCTCAGAAGCATCTTTCATCCATGTCTTTGGCACTTTAGAGTAGAGATCAATTGGGAAACATTAAAATCTGTCAAgcttgggatttttttttcttctgaacaCATTGGTTTTTG
Encoded here:
- the LOC103708566 gene encoding uncharacterized protein LOC103708566 — encoded protein: MASRTPLVVQNENVRNYRGKGVDGVKADLSKPAKTGRQVRKALTDLSNTGTPLVAGVSKTSALKEKSGIRGRQTTLNAPKSTIFTDEEIKICNEWAREGIEHAHFTGNDLQKLQSDMEEERIKKKVEKVLSGLHEWSNVAYDFGLPVKEVKDTEYIAKIQLEPELPPLIKKSSSVKKDIVDLPFDLELDHLPIVDHEIEFKLKDEPSPQKHLSSMSLAL